Proteins found in one Candidatus Neomarinimicrobiota bacterium genomic segment:
- a CDS encoding rod shape-determining protein RodA: MLLNFQKKIIESPLSILIGVIALLSVGLLTLFSITAIQEQEPPNAFSKQLIFLVPAVLLMIAIMVTSKRFIHKYIFILYGIIIIAVILPFFGPKIAGTYRWIYMGLPFGLQPSEIAKWVIVITLARYLSDHNLQMRNFGSNIVPFTIALIPTFIVLRQPDLGTAFVMMAPVIPMLFWVGARPYHLFLIVAPLLSILAAFNVVVFSVWAAIMAIVIFLSRPQLWHGVGIYFSNIFLGLIFPFLWNSLRPFQQNRVLTLFNPESDPLGAGYQIIQSKTALGSGGLFGKGWGQGTQTHLKFLPVQESDFIVSVIGEELGFIALLAMVVLFLWLIVKIIRLAINASDRFAGLILIGIATIFMTHVFVNCAMTVGMIPVKGLPLPFVSYGGSFLVSSFMMIGLVLNFGREEMD, from the coding sequence ATGCTTCTTAATTTTCAAAAAAAAATAATCGAATCACCCTTAAGTATTCTTATCGGGGTGATTGCTTTATTATCGGTGGGACTTCTTACCCTTTTTAGCATTACGGCGATACAAGAGCAAGAGCCACCCAATGCATTCTCGAAACAACTTATTTTTCTTGTGCCAGCTGTGCTTTTAATGATTGCAATTATGGTCACCTCTAAGCGATTTATTCATAAATATATATTTATACTCTATGGAATAATCATTATTGCAGTAATACTTCCATTCTTCGGACCAAAAATTGCTGGTACTTATCGGTGGATCTACATGGGACTTCCATTTGGTCTTCAGCCATCTGAAATTGCGAAGTGGGTAATTGTCATCACATTAGCTAGGTATTTATCTGACCATAATTTGCAAATGAGGAACTTCGGTTCAAATATTGTTCCATTCACCATTGCATTGATACCAACATTTATTGTTCTGAGGCAACCGGATTTAGGAACGGCATTCGTGATGATGGCACCGGTGATACCTATGCTATTTTGGGTGGGGGCAAGACCCTATCATTTGTTCTTAATAGTGGCCCCTTTGTTAAGTATTCTTGCTGCATTTAACGTAGTGGTATTTTCTGTTTGGGCAGCCATTATGGCCATTGTCATCTTCTTGTCACGTCCTCAATTGTGGCACGGGGTAGGAATTTACTTCAGCAATATTTTCCTTGGATTGATATTTCCGTTTTTGTGGAACTCATTGCGTCCGTTTCAACAAAATAGAGTTCTCACTTTATTTAACCCGGAGTCAGATCCGCTCGGTGCAGGTTACCAGATTATTCAAAGTAAAACAGCTTTAGGTTCTGGTGGATTGTTTGGGAAAGGTTGGGGGCAAGGGACCCAAACTCATTTAAAGTTTCTTCCGGTTCAAGAATCTGATTTTATTGTCAGTGTAATCGGAGAAGAATTGGGCTTTATTGCTTTACTGGCAATGGTGGTTTTATTCCTTTGGCTTATTGTAAAAATAATTCGATTAGCCATTAATGCATCAGATAGATTCGCCGGACTTATCTTAATTGGTATTGCAACGATTTTCATGACCCATGTTTTTGTCAATTGTGCCATGACAGTAGGGATGATTCCTGTTAAGGGTCTGCCACTTCCATTCGTTTCTTATGGCGGATCATTTCTGGTATCCAGTTTTATGATGATTGGTTTAGTTTTGAACTTTGGCAGGGAAGAAATGGATTAA
- a CDS encoding rod shape-determining protein MreC gives MTQLQEETQFLREKNIQLTLELESLLNAEKENVSLRYLLRFKRESQLKLMAAKVVNMGASSNLSSITLDIGSNHGVLVNQPVLVPGGVIGKTVVVGKESTIVQIINDINYRLSVRTMPSGNTGILRYIANDICEIRELQKNAKISIGDKVVTSGFSQIYPKNLPVGEVVEVIDERGSFQKIAKVRIQPKLGALLNVFLVIEEINEVD, from the coding sequence ATGACGCAACTCCAAGAGGAGACTCAATTCCTTCGCGAAAAAAATATTCAATTAACGCTTGAATTGGAGTCTTTATTAAACGCTGAGAAAGAAAATGTTTCTTTGCGATATCTCCTAAGATTTAAGCGCGAAAGTCAACTGAAACTGATGGCGGCAAAAGTGGTGAATATGGGCGCATCATCAAATTTATCGTCAATCACTCTTGATATTGGATCAAATCATGGTGTATTAGTAAATCAACCAGTTTTAGTACCAGGCGGCGTGATTGGTAAAACAGTTGTTGTTGGAAAAGAATCAACAATAGTCCAAATTATAAATGATATTAATTATCGCTTATCTGTACGCACTATGCCATCAGGAAATACTGGTATTCTTCGATATATTGCCAATGATATTTGTGAAATCCGGGAATTACAAAAAAACGCAAAAATTTCAATTGGCGATAAAGTGGTTACTTCGGGTTTCAGCCAAATTTATCCAAAAAATCTTCCCGTAGGCGAAGTTGTAGAAGTAATAGACGAGCGGGGGAGTTTTCAAAAAATAGCAAAAGTTAGGATTCAGCCTAAATTGGGTGCACTATTAAATGTATTCCTTGTGATTGAAGAAATAAATGAAGTGGATTAA
- the mrdA gene encoding penicillin-binding protein 2 has protein sequence MITFVIILHSVLAFRFFQLQILDFEFYNKRADSNRIRAISLPASRGLILDRHGEIIVDNYPTYILYGIGAEIRDKQKNYKVISHSIGIDTSILKKNYKNYYRNRFLPTRLVKDLTIEQLSRLEEAKNDLSGIMYKQFPERIYNPKIRASHVLGYLKEMDQEMIQKMVSNGDYESGDLVGWSGLEQEYETTLKGDKGVEYFQVDAYGREAGKLEGEENILSSPGNNISTTLDVSLQQLIEKEFRGKKGVGIVSDPRTGGILAYVSAPDYKPDLFTGLISNSDWQEVISDPNRPLLNRVANGTYPPASIFKMVVALALLEKNLISPQTEVFCTGSYEFYDRTFGCWSEFGHGKIDLEQAIVQSCDVFFYQAIQKIKLNELAEFAKQFGFGYETNIDLPAEMKGRMPDRAFMNRLYGRWGWSQGAMLNISIGQGEILVTPLQMAAYTNILATKGNTHPLYMVQAKDDFIVKPIVRNQSWNLIQKYMRKVISDPKGTGRRSDPKIPGLKISGKTGTAENPHGEPHAWFIAFGEKDGAMISVVILIENGGHGGEVAAPMARKIFKQYFEDDKTKLVNS, from the coding sequence ATGATAACTTTTGTCATTATTCTTCATTCTGTATTGGCCTTTCGATTTTTTCAATTACAAATTTTAGATTTTGAGTTTTACAATAAACGGGCAGACAGTAATCGAATTCGCGCCATCTCTTTGCCAGCATCGCGGGGACTAATTCTTGATCGCCATGGTGAAATCATTGTAGATAATTATCCCACTTATATTCTTTATGGAATTGGTGCAGAAATCAGGGATAAACAAAAAAATTATAAAGTAATCAGCCACAGCATTGGAATTGATACCTCAATATTAAAAAAGAATTATAAGAATTATTATCGGAACCGATTCTTGCCAACGCGTCTTGTAAAAGATTTGACGATTGAACAATTAAGCCGATTAGAAGAAGCTAAAAATGATTTAAGCGGCATTATGTATAAACAATTCCCAGAACGAATATATAACCCCAAAATTCGTGCATCCCACGTTTTAGGATATTTAAAAGAAATGGATCAGGAAATGATTCAGAAAATGGTGTCAAATGGTGATTATGAGTCTGGCGATCTTGTTGGATGGTCAGGACTTGAACAAGAGTATGAAACTACGCTCAAGGGTGATAAGGGTGTGGAATATTTTCAGGTGGATGCATATGGTCGTGAAGCGGGAAAACTTGAAGGTGAAGAAAATATTTTATCCTCTCCTGGGAACAATATTTCCACAACTCTTGATGTATCCTTACAGCAACTAATTGAAAAGGAATTTAGAGGTAAGAAGGGTGTTGGAATAGTTTCTGATCCAAGAACGGGTGGTATTCTTGCCTATGTAAGTGCACCTGATTATAAGCCTGATCTTTTCACCGGTTTAATTTCGAACTCAGATTGGCAAGAAGTGATTTCGGACCCAAATCGTCCTTTATTGAATCGTGTTGCGAATGGTACCTATCCTCCAGCATCAATATTTAAAATGGTTGTTGCTTTGGCGTTGCTAGAGAAAAACCTTATTTCACCCCAGACGGAAGTTTTCTGTACTGGTTCCTATGAGTTTTATGATCGAACTTTTGGATGCTGGAGTGAATTTGGACATGGAAAGATTGATCTTGAACAGGCAATTGTCCAGTCATGTGATGTATTCTTTTACCAAGCAATTCAAAAGATAAAATTAAATGAATTAGCAGAGTTCGCTAAACAGTTCGGGTTTGGTTATGAAACTAATATTGATCTTCCTGCAGAAATGAAAGGACGAATGCCAGACCGAGCCTTTATGAATCGTCTCTATGGGCGATGGGGTTGGTCACAGGGCGCAATGTTAAATATTTCAATCGGACAAGGTGAAATCCTAGTTACACCACTTCAAATGGCTGCTTATACAAATATTTTGGCAACAAAAGGGAATACCCATCCACTTTATATGGTTCAGGCTAAAGATGATTTTATTGTAAAACCAATAGTCAGGAATCAATCGTGGAATCTTATACAAAAATATATGCGAAAAGTTATTTCGGATCCGAAAGGAACAGGTCGTAGGTCAGATCCTAAAATCCCCGGATTAAAAATTTCTGGAAAAACTGGTACAGCTGAGAATCCTCATGGCGAACCCCACGCCTGGTTTATAGCCTTCGGCGAAAAAGATGGAGCAATGATTTCCGTTGTCATTCTGATCGAGAACGGCGGTCATGGCGGTGAAGTAGCAGCGCCGATGGCTCGTAAAATATTTAAGCAATATTTTGAAGATGATAAAACAAAGCTGGTCAATTCATAA
- a CDS encoding tetratricopeptide repeat protein, which translates to MTYRLFKFTATIILLATFTIVSGQDATTKRELKRLNAKIDRENVRVDSLDTQIRMLLPELQNALKANLKAKEQTDSVAILLINRINTIQNKMRLIEDKTAYIDSVNFEILAQLVMIENKIVTLTNSFTEMYNLKNNKLGDKVSSKISPVEYKKTYIDALSAYQNGAFEKAVTGFAGLVMSDPLNELADNSQYWLAECYYTMKNYKRAIIEFEKVFTFPGTDKDDDAQLKLGHCHRNMGNLNKAREEYKRLIDYFPGSEFYDKARVSLKQLNVQ; encoded by the coding sequence ATGACGTATCGATTGTTCAAATTCACAGCAACTATAATTCTTCTCGCAACATTTACGATTGTGTCCGGACAGGATGCAACAACGAAGCGTGAATTAAAACGACTCAATGCAAAGATTGATCGAGAAAATGTGAGAGTAGATTCGCTCGACACTCAAATTCGAATGTTGCTTCCTGAGCTTCAAAATGCACTTAAAGCAAATCTGAAAGCCAAGGAGCAAACTGATTCAGTAGCCATCCTTTTGATAAATCGTATCAATACGATCCAAAATAAGATGCGATTGATTGAAGATAAAACTGCCTACATAGATAGTGTCAATTTTGAAATACTGGCTCAATTGGTTATGATTGAAAATAAAATTGTAACACTGACAAATAGTTTTACAGAAATGTATAACTTGAAAAATAATAAACTTGGGGATAAGGTCAGTTCTAAAATAAGTCCGGTTGAATATAAGAAAACTTATATTGATGCTCTTTCGGCTTATCAGAATGGTGCATTTGAAAAAGCTGTGACGGGATTTGCGGGACTAGTCATGAGCGACCCATTGAACGAATTAGCTGATAATAGCCAATATTGGTTGGCGGAATGTTATTATACTATGAAGAATTATAAACGCGCCATCATTGAATTTGAAAAAGTATTCACATTCCCCGGAACGGATAAAGATGACGATGCACAATTAAAATTGGGCCATTGTCACAGGAACATGGGTAACCTTAACAAAGCACGGGAAGAATATAAACGATTGATTGATTATTTTCCCGGTTCGGAATTTTATGATAAGGCTCGGGTCTCACTCAAACAACTGAACGTACAATAA
- a CDS encoding glycogen/starch synthase produces MSLKLFYLTTEITPFAETSHLGNYSVHVPLALQIAGHDVRTMIPKYGFVSERKYILREVIRLREISFEFNGEEVITSAKSAFIPKTRVQVYFLENTKWYKSLTNLLYKAKNGRILADNDERYGYFSKAAIAILPHLFWKPDVVICNGWQSAFVPLIYQQIYDKKDFYGKIKTVLTVHSVDEYCEFSRKSYEKAGVTLPDSIKGNTVNCYEAAAPFADLIVAVDSPENDVTAKLMKLPGIKAHKEKLVSISLDDEESPDFNATATALNEVLTKHFA; encoded by the coding sequence ATGTCTTTAAAACTTTTTTATCTCACTACTGAGATTACACCTTTTGCAGAAACCTCCCATTTGGGAAACTATTCAGTTCACGTACCATTGGCATTACAAATTGCTGGACATGATGTAAGAACAATGATTCCAAAATATGGTTTCGTCAGTGAAAGAAAATATATCCTGCGTGAAGTTATTCGTCTCCGTGAAATTTCTTTTGAGTTTAACGGAGAGGAAGTTATTACTTCCGCTAAAAGTGCTTTTATACCTAAGACAAGAGTGCAAGTTTATTTCCTTGAAAACACCAAATGGTATAAGTCTCTGACTAACTTGTTGTATAAAGCTAAAAATGGCCGCATTCTTGCTGATAATGATGAACGTTATGGTTATTTTTCAAAAGCAGCAATTGCAATTTTACCCCATTTGTTTTGGAAACCTGACGTAGTCATTTGCAACGGGTGGCAAAGTGCTTTTGTCCCCTTGATCTATCAGCAAATTTATGATAAAAAAGATTTCTACGGTAAAATTAAAACAGTCCTGACTGTTCATTCGGTTGATGAATATTGTGAGTTTTCCCGAAAATCTTACGAAAAAGCGGGCGTTACACTTCCTGATAGTATTAAGGGCAATACCGTAAACTGTTATGAAGCGGCTGCACCTTTTGCAGATTTGATTGTAGCAGTGGATTCACCTGAAAATGATGTCACAGCAAAATTGATGAAATTACCCGGCATTAAAGCACATAAAGAGAAATTGGTTTCAATTTCACTCGATGATGAAGAATCACCGGACTTTAATGCTACCGCCACCGCCCTGAATGAAGTATTGACGAAACATTTCGCCTAA
- the mreD gene encoding rod shape-determining protein MreD — protein sequence MKWIKVILPTIGVFFIQFFLVDFLSLNMIRPDFLVIYVFYISLVYGKTPGVIIGFTLGVLSDLTGVGSLFGLAPLSLSITAYLTGYLNGKYERLLPYIFHATWVVIIAIHFLLISYVRFQSVYESDIILFWTKWLMSFSYTMMFFLIVQFFFPVREASIAENT from the coding sequence ATGAAGTGGATTAAAGTTATTCTTCCGACAATTGGTGTATTCTTTATCCAATTTTTTTTGGTCGATTTTTTATCCCTAAATATGATTCGTCCTGACTTTTTGGTTATATATGTTTTTTATATCAGTTTGGTTTATGGTAAAACTCCTGGCGTCATTATTGGCTTCACTCTAGGCGTTCTTTCTGATTTGACAGGCGTGGGTTCCTTGTTTGGTCTCGCACCATTATCATTGTCTATAACGGCCTACTTAACCGGTTATTTAAATGGAAAGTATGAACGATTATTACCATATATCTTTCATGCTACTTGGGTCGTAATTATAGCCATACACTTTCTTTTGATTTCTTATGTTCGATTTCAATCCGTTTATGAATCTGATATTATTCTGTTCTGGACAAAATGGCTCATGTCTTTTTCCTATACAATGATGTTTTTCTTGATAGTCCAATTCTTTTTTCCTGTTAGAGAAGCTTCCATTGCTGAAAACACCTAA